CGTAGCTGTGAGGAGAACAAAAACATGGAGATGGGATTAGAGCGGGTGTGCCATTGGGgtgagaagggggggaggggcgtgAGGTGAGGACGGATTACCAATGCGGCTCTGGGGATGCCGATGACAATCCTGGGCATGGGATTCCGGGAACAGTGGAGACGAAGGAGGTCTGGGCAGAAGAGCCAATCTGGGCTGTGTTCTGAAAGCTGTtggtacctaggtaggggGTTTGCTCAGTCAGTCAGATAGTCCGTCAGTCATCCAGCCAGTCAGCCATGTgggggaagacgaggaagaatTGAATGACGTTGGTGGGGGATGGTGAGTGGATCTCGTGGAAACAAGGACTGGGGTGCGGGATGATGTAAGTGGGTGAAAGCGCGGAAGCAAGgtatgtactctgtacctgCCTAGGAGAGACAAGGACgggagaaggccgatgtTGAACGTCGTCCCCGGCGGGTAGCTTTTGTATGGCAACGCAGCGAGGAGGTACATCGAGCAGAGACTGAGTGAGGGTGGGTGCAACGGATGAGCCGGGTCCAGGTGGTGCCCTTTGTTCCTGTTCCTTCGCTCGCTTCTCTCCCCAGAGCGCCCATTTCCCACGGGGTCATTAGTAGACCAGGCCGAGGGTCTGGGTAGCAAAATTCTTCGGGCCGCGTCTAGACTTTCTTGCTGTGGATTGATTCTTGTTCTGGAAGGAAGCCATCGTCACATTCTGCAACGGGGCAATCAAAGCATCCATCTCTGTCGACAGGCGTCGTAGGACAAGACACATGTGTCATGTATCAATAATCCTGGGATACAAACTGTTACCGCTTCAAGCACGGATGCCTAGAGCGTATGCGGATACAACTACAGGTAAATGTAGGTAGGAGAACCCTTACATCCGTCGGCATCGGACACATAGAAGACACCACACAACGGAATCCTACCGCGGCTCGTCGGGTCGGGTGTGGTGTCGTCTGCAGCCCTTTTTGCGCCGCATCGCCAATCATCGCCAATCACCGCCAAGCAGCTTCCCGCCCGAGTGGATCGGGTCTGTCTTGTGCCAAGGTTGGAGGGGCCTGCTCTGTCTATCCTATCGGGCGGGCTATTGCTACAACTGTTGTATTCCGTGGGATTCCCGATGAACACATTGCCAAGGGCCAGTAGCCAAGGCACAAGGCACAAGGCGACGAGTCGAGCGTGTCTCTTGGAAGATGGCCAAGCTCTCCCTAAACGGAGCCTGAGAAATCTTGATTGAACCACCAGCGTCCCCTTCCGTCCGTCCCTGCCTTGCCTCGTGCCTCCCCTGTCATCATTCATCGTGCTTTCGGCAAGTCCTttcctctttcccccccttctaTCCTTCTCTCCTTCCCTCTTTGCCAGGTCACCTGCAAAATCCTCTTCCGGTCTCCGACCAAGACCCGCCTTTCGTACCCAATGGGAAAAAATAAGCCCCCCGATGACGTCGTCAAAATACCTGCGCCTGCAGCCAGCTGATTTTTTGCACTATTTCATTTTTCTTCACGTCTCCCAATGTCCATCTGTTTTCGTCCATGGTCTCTCTTCGgcccttctctctcctcatACCCCTAACGTCTCCAGCCAAGCCCCAGATATTCTCCAGAAAACTCCAGTCTTTCTACCCCTTTGCTGTCTGTCGGTCGCCGTCCGAGGCACTTTGCAGCCTGCTCCAGAGACTTCCACGCAATCCACACAACCATCTTCCCCTCGGGGCACCCGGATTTTGTTCTGCTCTGGTCTTGTTCTTATCTAGTGCAAGGTCCGTTTCGGGGCCTTCTCCGGGGAACGACACGCAAATCAAAGGGGGCCCGCCTTGTCGCCTCCGCTGTTTCGGCCTCCGCCTCTgtcccgctgccgccaatCACATCATCATGACACGCCGTCTGGACCCCGTTTGTCCCCCGCCATGGTCGGGTTTGATGCTCGCGTGAGCGGTCATGAGCCTCCCATGGGGTTCGGCGATGCCCAACCCAACGGGCCTCGGCCAGATAGTCTCCATAGTTCCTCCAGAGGAGAAGCCACACACGATCGCGGTGGCCGTGGTCCGTATTTTCATCACGGCCGGACACGAGGTTCGGCGTCTCGACCGTTCGACACAACGCTGCCCACTTTCCACTGCCATCACGCGCCGCGTCGATAACTAACAATTCAAACCACGAAAGAAACAGCGGGAACCTTGGACAAGAAATCGAAGCTCGATAAGCAGATGCTATTTTCCTCATGCTGGCGCCATTACCACCCTCACCCAGCGGCATCCAACGCGTTGCCCATGGCCCAACTTTGCCATACCGCTGCatcaacccctccccccctctctctacGATGATCAACATGCCATGTTACAGCTGGACAAGTATTTCACAATGATCGTGTCTGTCCACTTTTCCTCGGTCGCTTTACGGCGCATTTCTCCATTTGCTATGCACGAGACAACTCCAGGCGAAGCAACGCACGggtcggccttcttctccagcaaCGCCCCCGGTGTCCGCTTGCTGCCGGCACTTACTGGCTAAAACGTCGCGGGAGCGCATGGCCCCGCCAAGTTTCCTCCCGCAACAATCTGTCTTCCCGTTTCACTTCCGAAGCTTCCATGCCAGTCCCTGTCTCCCCCAGGGAGCCTCGACACGGTCCCAATATCACTGTCACAGCCTACCTGTCCCGCCCACCTACATTGTATACCTCCAGACTCAAACAGATTGCAAGGCTAACAGCTACGCGGCCCAAGTACAACGGACCGAATGCTGTGATGCCACTCACCACGTGGATCCCAGGCCGCTCGCCCCAGTTGGCTTGTCTGCCAATGTCGTGATCCTGAACCCGTGCCGCAGTCCTTCCTGCGGGTTGTGGACGTTGTAATCCGAGATGGCCGTGTGCGCCGTTACGCGGTTGTCCCACAGCGCCACTGTGCCCTCTTCCCACTTGACGCGCACCTGGAAGTCTTGTCCATGGTTGATGTGCTGTGAGATTCGTCAGCGCTATTTTCTGTAAGGCGGGACGGGCGTTTCGTTCAATCCGCTGTACCTTGAAAAGCAGCTTCAGCAGCGCGTCCgactcctcgtcccggaGTCCGATAATCCTCTTTGTGAAGCCTGGGTTGATGAACAATGCCTTCTGGCCGGTTGCCTGACAATATGTGCTGTAAGCAGGGCGAAACGACTTGGGCAGTCTTGGAGAGATCGCCTACCGGATGGATGCGGACGATGGGATGCTCCGACTTGACGGGCTCCCTCCTCACAAATTTCCCGTCCCTCCGCGCATTGTCGGCTTGAGGAAACCCGCTGTGCTCCGCCCTCAAGCCCTCGAGGAGCTTCTGGATCGGCGGTGAGAGTCGCGCGTACGCCGCCGTCTGGGACACCCATGCCGTgtcgccgcccgtctcggGCACAGAGAGCAGCGTCAGGATCGTGACGCCGGGCGGCTGGTGCTCGTACGAGACGTCCGAGTGGTACCCGATGGTCGACAGCTTGTTGCTCTTGTTCTGGTTGCGGTATTCGTTGTCCGGGCCCAGATAGATGTTGTGCAGCTCGAGGTGGTCCTTGACATGCGCGCCCCCGGGCTGATTTGGTGGGGCGGGTTTTTGGTCAGCGACGTTTCAATAATGGGAGGAATatagaagaaaagagagatGTACGTGGATGTGGAGGGGCCCAAAGTAGCGTCCAAAATCCTtctgctcgtcgacgccgatgtcCTTGAAGTCCTGGTcgcggaagacgacgacgccgcgctcCGCAACAAGGAGCGCCAGCTCGTCCTTTTGCCTTTCGTCGAGCCGCGAGAGCTGGAGGCCCCGGATCTCGGTCCCGATGACCGGCGTCAGTCTCTTCGCCGTGGTTGCCGTGTTATCCCTGGGCAGGAGGTTCGGCTTCTCCCTgtccgccgccagcccgcgGTCGCTGAACTCGAACGGCTCCAGCGCCGGGAACGATGACTCTTCGTCGTAGACGGGCAGGTAGTGGGAATACTTGTACTGTTGAATCTTTGTCAGCCCCTACTTTTTCTCTGTATTTTTCTTGTTGTACATGAAATCGATTCGGAGTTGTTTCTGAATTTTACCTGGTCATGAGTTTTATCGTCGTAGGCCAACGTTAGCTTGATGggcgccgcgccggcctggaTCTCCGTGGTCGTGGTAGACATTTCGAttgttctcttcttcttgttcaAGTTGCTTGGTTTCGTGCGACTGAAATGTCCTTGCGATTCAGCACTGCATCGTCGGACATGAGAGAGGGGGCTGGAGTTGCGTGCCGATATAAAcgtcccccccctccccgggcAAGCCATCGCGTCAATCGGCGGGGGATGGCGAGCATTGGAGCCATTCATCCCGCGGTTCACGCCATCGGCACTCGCGTGCGGGGAAAGCAGTCGCGGATGaaccgtcgccgtccgccaacgtcgaggaTGTCACTGGTCGCGACATccggagaggagggggaaggggggggaggggggatgatggAATTGCATCACGAAGTTCGGGGGCGCTAATGGCTCGGCACTTTTCTGAAGGGGGATCATCTTCGAACGCAGATAAGCCCTTCTCATTCAGCTTCAGGAGAGGGGGAGGCCAATCCGAACAagctggggagggggaggggatgcaTATTTGCGCTGTTTCGTGATCATGGCGGGGATGGCATCAGGTTCGACGATGGGcatggccgacggcggcggcgggaccGGTTCGGCCGGTGTTCGTGACTTGCGGGGCCTGTTTCGCGCCGACGGTGGTCCACATCTATTCCGGTTCCCCGGGCTGGGGAAGATTGAACTACTACAACACCATGGCGGGAATGCTTAGCTAAAGGAGTGGAGGACTAAGGTATATGGCCAAGGCAGTCCCCCTTGACGTCGTACAGGTACACAATGTAGAGAAAAACAGGGGACACAGCATAAGTGCTTTGCCCACCACTAAAAATAGCATATGGTTTCTGTGTCCTAGAAGAGCGTCGGTGAATTCACAGCAATTTTAGCCCCCCCCAAAGGCTTAGGGCGTCCAGCCAACAATCCCGTATATTCGTCTGCCAGTCTTGACAATGGGCCAATGAGCAACTGAACTGCTATGCTTGAGGGCACAAAAGACGTCCGGGGAACTTTTGCACAGCACCCGAGGCGTTCACAGCATTCTTAACCCGTAccgacggcctcgctgaATAAGGAAGCCTCAGGCTCACCCCTATTTTCATATGTAGATAGAATGGGCTGTGGAAAATGGAATTACGGCATGCAATTGGAGGCACGGTGGCGTTTTTTCCCCACTGCGTTTTCAACACAGCCCAAGGGCTTCGGGCCTAGTCACATCTACATCCACACAGGTCTTGACGAGACTGGAACCCTACCGCCAGCCCGTTGTGATAAGTGCCTGGGCCCTACTGACGCAAATGACATCCTTGTGAGGCTCGGCACTTAGGGCTGGAACTATTAGCAGCGCTACAAAATAGCCTGGCTAAATGCGCATCTCACAGCCCTGTTCGAGAACTCCATCAATTTTCCCTGGCTTGTGTCAGAGTCGTAGCACTGGTCACATTTTCCAGGTTATcaacaaaaagaaaactggaaaggagggggaggagtaGGGCGCAAAACAGGCCCGACTCCTGGAACTTCGTATTTACTTCCTCCGCGATTAGGTGAGGGTCTCATCATCATAACTGAGGAAACTGCTAGTCGGTTGGCTCTTAAAATCTCATAGTGCCTCTACCTCTTTCGTCCTTGGGGTTTATGAAGGTTTTAGAAGTTATTTgataccccccccccccccccaaccccccaaccccccaacccttctcttcctctttaCAATTGCCAGCGGCAGTCCTGCTAGCCTATTGAAACCAGCTTGTCGCAGTCAACAGACGCGTTTCGCCTGAGTGAGGAATCGTTTAAAATTAGGTGCATAAATTGAATATAATTCGAGACATTATATCCGTCCAGACACTGTAGCACACAACGTTTCTGTTGTGACGCCTACATCCAGCCGTTATTGCTCTGCCAGCAACTGTGACTGTTGATATGCGTTTGCCCAATCATCGTAGATCACAGTTGATGACTAATGAATCTTAGAGGGCGAGGGGAGGTTAAAATTGCAGTGTAAATGTTTATGCAAT
The DNA window shown above is from Colletotrichum destructivum chromosome 2, complete sequence and carries:
- a CDS encoding Putative TauD/TfdA-like domain, taurine dioxygenase TauD-like superfamily, whose protein sequence is MNGSNARHPPPIDAMACPGRGGTFISARNSSPLSHVRRCSAESQGHFSRTKPSNLNKKKRTIEMSTTTTEIQAGAAPIKLTLAYDDKTHDQYKYSHYLPVYDEESSFPALEPFEFSDRGLAADREKPNLLPRDNTATTAKRLTPVIGTEIRGLQLSRLDERQKDELALLVAERGVVVFRDQDFKDIGVDEQKDFGRYFGPLHIHPGGAHVKDHLELHNIYLGPDNEYRNQNKSNKLSTIGYHSDVSYEHQPPGVTILTLLSVPETGGDTAWVSQTAAYARLSPPIQKLLEGLRAEHSGFPQADNARRDGKFVRREPVKSEHPIVRIHPATGQKALFINPGFTKRIIGLRDEESDALLKLLFKHINHGQDFQVRVKWEEGTVALWDNRVTAHTAISDYNVHNPQEGLRHGFRITTLADKPTGASGLGSTW